The following are from one region of the Nicotiana tabacum cultivar K326 chromosome 3, ASM71507v2, whole genome shotgun sequence genome:
- the LOC107769267 gene encoding UPF0548 protein At2g17695 isoform X2: MVFLCWTRPSPEEQKACINKSGSFNYDNKFRGATEKPAIQLKQDKELAKDGFSVNYARVLVGSGVETFEKGKTALQSWRHFGLNWAFVDPKAPIQSGTKFCVCVKELFPWLMMPLQVVYVNENKNLKKGVASFSFGSGTLQGHLLTLFVIPLI, translated from the exons ATGGTATTTCTTTGCTGGACTCGTCCATCTCCTGAAGAGCAGAAAGCATGTATCAACAA GTCTGGTTCCTTTAACTATGATAATAAATTCAGAGGAGCTACAGAAAAACCTGCTATTCAACTTAAGCAAGACAAAGAGCTTGCAAAAGATGGTTTCTCTGTTAATTATGCACGTGTTTTAGTGGGTTCAGGCGTCGAGACTTTTGAGAAGGGAAAGACTGCTCTTCAAAGTTGGAG GCACTTTGGGTTGAATTGGGCTTTTGTTGATCCAAAAGCTCCAATTCAAAGTGGGACAAAGTTCTGTGTTTGTGTGAAGGAGTTGTTCCCATGGCTTATGATGCCTTTACAGGTGGTTTATGTCAATGAGAATAAGAACTTGAAAAAGGGGGTGGCCTCGTTTAGTTTTGGCAGTGGAACTCTGCAAGGACATTTGCTG ACGCTGTTCGTGATACCTCTTATTTGA
- the LOC107769267 gene encoding UPF0548 protein At2g17695 isoform X1: MVFLCWTRPSPEEQKACINKSGSFNYDNKFRGATEKPAIQLKQDKELAKDGFSVNYARVLVGSGVETFEKGKTALQSWRHFGLNWAFVDPKAPIQSGTKFCVCVKELFPWLMMPLQVVYVNENKNLKKGVASFSFGSGTLQGHLLAGEERFSIALDENNQVWYEILSFSKPAHLLSLFGYPYVLLKQKYFAHHSGSAVRKHLSA, translated from the exons ATGGTATTTCTTTGCTGGACTCGTCCATCTCCTGAAGAGCAGAAAGCATGTATCAACAA GTCTGGTTCCTTTAACTATGATAATAAATTCAGAGGAGCTACAGAAAAACCTGCTATTCAACTTAAGCAAGACAAAGAGCTTGCAAAAGATGGTTTCTCTGTTAATTATGCACGTGTTTTAGTGGGTTCAGGCGTCGAGACTTTTGAGAAGGGAAAGACTGCTCTTCAAAGTTGGAG GCACTTTGGGTTGAATTGGGCTTTTGTTGATCCAAAAGCTCCAATTCAAAGTGGGACAAAGTTCTGTGTTTGTGTGAAGGAGTTGTTCCCATGGCTTATGATGCCTTTACAGGTGGTTTATGTCAATGAGAATAAGAACTTGAAAAAGGGGGTGGCCTCGTTTAGTTTTGGCAGTGGAACTCTGCAAGGACATTTGCTG GCTGGCGAAGAACGTTTTTCAATAGCATTGGACGAGAACAACCAAGTTTGGTATGAAATACTTTCCTTCTCAAAGCCTGCACATTTGCTGTCACTTTTTGGATACCCGTATGTACTACTCAAGCAAAAGTACTTTGCTCATCATTCGGGTAGTGCAGTGAGGAAACATCTATCAGCTTAA
- the LOC142177491 gene encoding uncharacterized protein LOC142177491 yields the protein MNIPQQASWMVRKIMEARKTIQQLPEVKQRQSVIKQIYLGLLGNHNKVAWGALMFHNEARPKSVFTMWIQCHGRMLTADRLTKWGIQVNPRCNLCNSADESHMHLFGECSFSRAVWWRLLKWLQMCDAPVIPWTQVVTWVIIQSKGKSCKARILKMIYAEYIYGIWKERNNRIFEEKSRNAEQIAREVACICNIRAQG from the coding sequence ATGAACATACCTCAACAAGCAAGCTGGATGGTGAGGAAGATTATGGAAGCAAGGAAGACAATACAACAACTGCCAGAAGTAAAGCAAAGACAAAGTGTTATTAAGCAGATTTATCTAGGTCTACTGGGAAACCACAACAAAGTTGCATGGGGAGCTTTGATGTTTCACAATGAAGCTAGACCTAAATCAGTATTCACAATGTGGATCCAATGCCATGGAAGAATGCTCACAGCAGATAGGCTAACTAAATGGGGAATCCAAGTAAATCCAAGATGCAACTTATGTAATAGTGCAGATGAATCACATATGCATCTATTTGGTGAATGCAGCTTCTCCAGAGCAGTGTGGTGGAGATTACTGAAATGGCTGCAAATGTGTGATGCTCCAGTAATCCCTTGGACGCAGGTGGTTACATGGGTGATTATACAATCCAAAGGAAAGTCGTGCAAAGCTAGAATACTGAAAATGATATATGCTGAATACATTTATGGGATATGGAAGGAGAGAAACAATAGAATTTTTGAAGAGAAATCAAGGAATGCAGAACAAATAGCTAGAGAAGTGGCATGTATATGCAACATTAGAGCACAAGGGTAA